The region CTCCTGATCTCACACACCTTTAGCAGCCAGGTCCATCAGCACCGGGTCACTGCTGGACCGATGGATCCTGGTTTTCCTGCGGGGAATCAGAGCAGGAGaatgctgctgaggaggagtACGAGGAGAAGGATTAcgcagctgaggaggaggagtacactgctgaggaggaggaggaggaggaggagttggaggaggaggaggaggctgcagcgGGGGGTTGGCCGGAGGAGGAACCCCTCTTGGTGGAGATTCTGAGTGAGGAAAGTGAGCAGACATTAAAACACACCTGCTGTTGAATTTAGAAGGTTTGTGTTAAAATCAGAGGGTTTACTTTGATATCAGAGGGTCCTGACTGAATGGTCTGGATTCGtgtggaccagagaaggtaggtggttttaaatcacccccacacagccgttttggacgcccctcattTTACCAGAtgtgagaccagttatcacggaaaacaaacatgtgttgCAGTGTTGGAAGCGAACAggtgaactggttcagatataactgattctacccgacctaaaaagcctctgcatgtttctaataagctccaggAGCAAACACTAGGATGAATATTGGAGATGTCTTacaaaaatggagagagaacagagaaagGTTTCAAGATCAATGCAAAGCTAAACACAGAAGCTTCTGTGTCCGCGACACAGCAACCCACGTGCGTATCGACACCAGGGagtagggtgtgtgtgtgtgtgtgtgtgtgtgtgtgtcagttaccCTGAACAGAGGCTCCAGGTGGAAGGGGGGTCATGGTCTCCTCTGACACAGAAATTTGGCACTCCTGAAATTCAGAATATAAATGATGAAATCGTTTTAGCACAACAAGAACAGATTGATTGGCTTTTATGGGTCACTTAAGTTTAATGAGTTCTTGCTGCTCCATCTTATCAACATGCAGATCATGAAGAAAACAGACTTAAGAACTCCTGTGTTGTTATATTTATTAATTGCCACTGCCCTTTTAATTCATTTCGGGTTTTCCTCTGTAATTCATTTTAATGACTTGTTTGTGTGGCACTGCTGACTGTAAAACAAATTGATCCTCAGGGATAATAAACATATCATAGATCCTTGAGACACAGTTACATCCACATGATTATTGTTTAGAAATCAGATTCTTTATCACACATTGTTTGATGGctgatttttttgtatctgaATCTGAATAAAGTATTTCTCTTCACCGTCATGATTTCAGAGTGAAcgcagcagcagaacatttcTGTGAAGACGTGATGTGTCCAAACAGTTAAGtagaaaaataatatattttcataataataataataataatgattataatCTTAATAGATTGGATTGATATAGTTCCTTTCAAGGGAGCCAGAGAAGCTTAACATCAGAacagaacacaaaaaacaaaagacaaagcaGAATACTCCTATTGAGAAGTGGCAACAATCACACCAGCGTACTCTCAGACGATGTGACTCTCAGACgtgttgtgaataaaaacaaccaaaatgatGATTACAGTGTGTATCCTGTGTGTATTCTACAGTCTTTGTCAGGATGACAGAGGaagtccttttgtttgtttttttcacatgaccccttctccacctcctgcttGCTGAGTAAAACTGTTTCCACTTTTTATACCCTGATAAAGCAGCATTCATTATCCTGGTTAGTTAAAGGTGTTAATGAAACacacctgtgtttctgtgtgggcGGAGCTTCCAGCAACAGCTTCGTATGGAGGGGGAGGGTCCAACGGACAGAAGACCTCCACCCCTTTTATCCGAGCGCCGTAGATATGAGGAAGAGGAATCACACTATCCCCGAGCATtctgacaaagaaaacacaacaaccacacacacacacaacacaaacacacaacacaaacacacaacacacacacaaacacatcacaaacaacaaacaaacacacaacaaacaaacacacacacaacaaacaaacacacacacacacacacacacacacacacacaacagtcaTGAATAAATAAGAATGTTTTACCAAGCTAACATAAATGCCACACGCAGGCTAACAGTAACACACCAAAACAagctaataaaagaaaatacaaaaaaagttaacttCCAAAAAGCtaacacaatgaaaacaaacaagctaaAATTAATATAAACAATTAAACATCAGGGAAAATATGCCAAAATCCGCCAAAGGTTTGTTTTGGTACTGTAGTATAGTTGATACAATTATAAGGTACAGGTGAGTCACAGTAACGGAATACACGTCTACCTGCGAGCTAGGCGTGGTGTGTATGAGTAGAAAGTAGAGAAGTATGacgggggagggggcggggccacaAACTCATCAGGGTCCGGCACCTGGGCAGCCTGTTCCCTGTCTTCCACTGTGGCCCTGGGCTCGTCCTGTCAAACAACAGGAACACATGACTTCACACATCATGTTAAATCATATTATATCAGATGACTTGTGACCTGAACAGGTGACTGACTTGTTTCAGGCTACATGCTTAGATAGCAAACTACATGTGTACTGTTACTGTACCTCCATATTTAACAAACTGGTTCAGTTCAGGTGTACATGACGTACATGAACCTGTTAGATCAGACTGATGTGAATGCAGTGATTGTGAACGTACCATGCAGGGGGTCCTGCTGGAGAAGATCTGCAGGTATCGGAGAGCAGCTGCCATCAGGCACACAGCTGTAGTGAGAGCGTTCAGAGCACACAGTGCAAACAACACTttctgaagagaaaacagaaaccgCCAGGTCAAATCTTTTTGTTTCAAAGTCACTATTTAGATATCAATGCGTTATGGTGTGAGAATACATTTCCCAGGatcctgtctgtttgtgtgaaaaggTTTTCTCTCTACCCCTCAGATTCTCTACATTTCCTCTAACCAGCAGTCATGATAGGCTGATAGAGTGAGTGAGgacgcgggtaaacaacgctgacagccttcattatggagaaatacagagtttcatggctgtatctgactcaagtgacacaatataagccacaaagtagctgtcatgttctctgtgttgttctccgatgtgcagacgcggactcgactgtgcgtcccttttttttctctctctctctgactgtttgtaaactgagcacgcttcataataacataaagcgtgcatgtgttgtattacgacattatgtacaagaggttatcgtgcttaggcacggttagtcctggccgGCCAGcatgggaatggcgcagcggggggccaatcgtgcttgagtcaACACgatacagatggccagtgtgaccgcgcacTTATATCTCTTCACACAACTGGCCTGTATCATAAACTATGAGTTGAAAATCTACTCCTAGACTGTGGAGGGCAGCATGACACTCTACAGTGTACAGCCTGCCGgaacatcactagaaaaagaaGATGTTTGTGGGGGGAAATGTTGTTTAATATTCTGGAAATGTGGGAGCTAGGATGACAATAACTGGCACAGATTTTAGGAATgtccagtcagtgtgtgtgtgtcagtggcacgtgtgtatctgtgtgacCTTCAACAGAAACCTCATGGTGCTGCAGGAGTGACAGTATAAAATATGCCAAatgtgcgtgggtgtgtgtatgtgtgcatgtgtgtgcgtgcgtgcatgtgtgtgtgtgtgtgtgtgtgtgtgtgtgtgtgtgtgtgtgtgtgtgtgtgtgtgtgtgtgtgtgtgtgcgcgtgcatgtgtgtgtgcatgtgtgtgttaaatggGTGACCTTTAACAGGATTCTCATGGTGCTGCACGAGTGAGCAGGATGAAGCTCCAGCAGCTTCTCCTGTGGACACTCGGATGTCgaagacacagagcagcagtaACACACATCTCTAGCTtcactctgaaacacacatgaacaagaTTGAAGACACAAGAAGAAGGAATAATAGAggacaatgtaaaaaaaaaaaaaggttacacacaaacagcctcacCAGTTGGCAGCTGGTCAGACTGGAAACCAGCTGGGCTCCCTGGCAGCACAGGATGAATCCGGCCAGATTCAGGAGCACACACACGACagacagcaacacaaacacattcacctgGATGAGGGGGAGAGGGATTATTAAATGCAGAGGATATTTGTCTAATACATTAAATCAATGATGTAAAATCtgagacagacagcagagacaaGAGATGATTTCAAATTAGAATAAAGTCCATCTGAATTCACGATACTTTCACTTTTCTCACTCAAAGTTTTGTTTAGTTATTGTTCACGTGTTCATGAGTTTAAATCAGAAATATCTCTTTAGTCAGTGTTTGATTTAAGGGGTGAAGACAAAACACATGGACACCAGACAGAAGAAAGTTCACCTgaggaacaaaaacacatgcaggtAAACTGCCCGATGATGATGGCTTTCAGTTTTTTATGTTTAAGCTTTTTTAAAGCCAGAAGTCTGACAGGACATGGATAAGGATTGtaacacattttcatgttttacaccCTGACAGACAGCtcataaaggcagaaaaactgaacaaaagaacCTTTACCTCCCCTGTTTACCTGCCTGCCCACCTGTGTGCTCTCTGCCTGTCACTATTTATCAGAAGAGTCTTTCAAACTGAAAAGAAAGCGGCTTCAGGTGAGCTCACAGGTGACTGTTCATACCTGAGCAGTACTGATTAGTGTGTAACATCCTGAAACATTCAGACTGTAAGCTctccaacaaacacagctgaacTCATTTGAGGCTTATTCTAAGATGTAAGTTCAACATACCAAGGTGATCTTTAGGTTTTCTCTTTAGTTACCTTTAGTTATATTTAGTTCCATTTAGTTATCATTAGTTACGTTGAGTCATCTTTGGTTATATTTAGCTATCATTAGTTATCTCTTAGTTATGTTTAGTCATCTTTACCTTTATTTGGACTTAGTTACCATTGGAAATTTTAAGTTATCTTTAGTTACCATAAGATATCTTTAGTTAATTTAGTTATCTAAAGTTACCTTCATTAACCTTTAGTTATCTATTAGATATTGTTTAATTAACCTAAGTTACCTTTAGCTTCCTTTAGTTGGGTTAAGATGAGAACTAGAAGTAAGataatttaaaatgaacatattattcttcttttcaacaagtttaaataaatcacagcgctccccaaaacatgtctgtgaagtttcttgtaaTAGATCCACTCTgatctgtatttgatcatgcctatatttataacccctctatttcagtcctgctcagaacagactgtttctgtgtctgtagctttaaatgtaaatgagctgtctgaccacgcccctatCTTGAAGGTCTACTCGGCTTcggtggctcaggctttcttaTACCACGTCCTATTGTTTACAatggaaaggcagactcagagagcagaacaaacacctagctgtgggagtgtcacccacctgggggaggggttactgccctttgtgatgtcatgaagagaaaatctccaaacgccCTGATTggagtggagcaggcaaaagacggagaggatggacttctctcaaaattgaggggtttgtaggcagactagggacacatactagtgtttgaaaaacatggttaagtgtattttgtataatgtgtgacctttaacagGACTATAGATAAGATCGCTTGGGTATATTTGAACTCACTGACTCGCGTTGATTGGTGATCAATAATCAACTTTTGGTTTCTTACCAGAAGCAGCATGGGCCTCCTCCATGTGGTGAGTCCAACCACACCTGATAGAATcacctgaaaaaacaaagataataatGTTACAGTATCACacaaaataagaagaaacaCATATCCAACAACATGTAACACAATCAGGTGAAGTagttttatatttcttaatTGAACtataataaaatatgtaactGTACTAACCAACAGCTTGACACATAACATTCAGTAAGTTTTATAAACTCAAAGAGTGAATTAACATCTTTAACaaggtttttgttttaggtGGTCCGTCAGACACTCAGGGACAAACTAACAGAAAGTGAGTTTATCTATAAATTATAGTTATCATCACCCCTggtttttattctctgttaaATATTGACTTCTCACATTTCTCAAGTTTAGGCCACTTCAGAACCATTATAAttcagtttttcctttttcctctccaACAATTATACACACATactataatgtaatataatatagaCCTACTATAATAATGCAGTAATAGGCCTATAATAAAACCCCTTTAACATGTTTCACATCTGATGCAATAATGCAAAAAATACACCATACACCtactcaatcacacacacacacacacacacacacacacacacacacacacacacacacacacacacacagtactaatATAAACCAGACAAAGTGACTTCAGCTCATCTGTTTTAGAGATCAACAGCTGGTTTTGTCGTCATTTCCGTGTTTAAAAAGGTAAACACTGATAATACCGTATTAGTGTGAATCTGTGAACACTTTAAGGTTACTTTATGATTTCTAGAACACAAACTTTTCATgacctcctcccccctcccccctttaaCCGTTTTACTCACCGAGGAGCCGGCCCAGAAGGGACATGCGGTCCGGACGGGCGGGGACCCGGACAGGGACAGAGCTCCGACGGACAGAGCCACCATGGAGCCCCCgagcagcagctgcagtaaGCCCAGAGACAGCAGCGGCCGCCCGGGCAGCAGCAACCGGGAGCCTCCGCCGCTCAGCCGGGACGAGGCGGAGAGTCCGCGGGGTCTGTTTCTGAAACACGGCTCTGCGGTCACCGGACAGCAGGACCCGGGCAGGACAACCGGTAGAGACATGGGAGGATGAGAGGACACCGAGCCGGGGCCAACACGAGAGAGATAGTGAGTTAGCACGGGTTAGCACGAGTTATCTCCTGcagctctccctcctccatcatGGAGTCCAAGCTGAACAACATGCAGGCTGGAGATCCACTTTCACATAGTTTGGCACGGGTCGGCGGTGATGGGGggagtggggggtgggggtggggtagGGGTGGTGGGGGTCATGTAAACAGACTCCTCCTGAAATACACCGATCACATGATCATATGGTCACATGATCACATTTAGACTGcaggactctctctctcactctctctctcacacacacacacacacacacacacacacacacacacacacacaccttgagtTATTCTGTTTATAACATGGAGGGAGGGGCTTAATGGATGAGGGCCGTAAACACTAATCTGTGATCTGTGGGGGAATACAAGGAACCCCATACACACAGcagctcccctcctcctccactggcAGGTCAGACAGTGGAGGGTCTAGCAGTTGGATGAGtggtccagtttttttttttatgagcggAAGTAACAAAATGCCATAGTAAAACTGCATATTGTAAATGGTAATGTCAAAGTAACATTTGCTATGGAGACATGGAGTGAGGGAGGCTACAGTGAATGTGAGGAGTCAGctaaaagatgacatttttacGAGCTTCTGGATGTAATTGGATTTTATGATCCAACAGTGAAGAAAAAGTTAGCCAGCAACCCGTCAAATGCCAATACATTCACCATGACATTCCAAATTATATATTTGTGATGAGGTGAAGGATGCTGAGCACTTCTCTGTTTTGGTGGATGAAAGTTAAGATGTGAGCAATATGACAGATTTCAGTAATCGTGCCGTATTTGAAGCTGGTGTGCAGGAGGAAGTTTTGTATTTCACTGCTGCAGATGAATTTGACGCTGACTCATTGCTATAGCCAGCATCAAGTGCACACTCGTTGTAATATAAATCTGCAATTTTGTGTAGGCCAAGGATGTATGACGGAGCATCGTTAATGTAGAGATGTAACAAAGGCGTGCAGGAAAAGTCCAGAAAGGAGGTAccacatgtgttttatatacACATTGCCATTAGCTTTGTGTTAGTAGACTGTGTGCATTAACgtcactgctgctgcagagttttttgacacacaaatactgtgcaagttttttttaaagtcagggGTGCCTGATAAGTGTGTATGTAGGCATGCTTGTATATGTACGTTCAGATAAATattacactttttgttttacatagAAGGAAATTTCAAATGTGGTGGCACAGGTGTGCCTCGTCTGCTGCTGAGTGGAGAAGCCAGCCACACCCCCTGCCACTCACAtacctgcaggagaaagaaaacagaaaggggagggggagaaggagagagagaacaaatacaaaaaaaaaaacctacagcaaaaccaaaaccaaacagaATCCTCACAGCATACACACTCCAAACAGAAAAGACCTTATCGTCTTTACACAAATAGGGTTTTAGgatttccctccctcctctcccctcctctccaccaTGCGTACAATCGATTAATTTTTCCATCCTTGTCCCCTTCCCACACCCCAACTGATTCTTCTTCTGGACCTTTGGACCACCCCTCAACTTTAAACTCCTTTCTAGCACCACCAGTTCccagactggaaaaaaaaagtcaagcagCTTTGAGCAGAGGTCCAGGCCCATTAGGAGCATTCGCACACATTCATCccaaatgtatttcttatttatgcatatattaaaataatgaaataaaagctTAAGTTAGAAAGTGCTAAAcaaaatttgatttaaaaatacttattATATtactacatttatatttaaatgtatacatGTAAATATGGTAGAGGAACTCACTTTCACAAAATTCCATTCAACAACTATgactaaatataaaatacagctcaaacattgaagagaaaaaaaagacaataaacacCTTCACTCAGTTAACTTTTATTCTGGTCACTGCATTGAAGTTCTGCAAGAGGGCTGTTTTGATTTTGCTTCAGATGATTTCTATAATGAACTGAACACCATGGTTCATGAAAACCATTAAAACCATAGGTTTGTAATTTGCTGCGTATACtctcctgacattttctttgaGCATTCGTCCAAATCAAATTACTGTCTAATCCTATAGGCTTTACATTTTATATGccttgtgaaataaaatgtgcatgattggtattggttttttttctgtctctcctatTTAAAGTTGCATACGGTGCTGGCACTGATAGCATGAATTGGTGGTCTGTAGTTGTATTCTCTGTCTGATTGGATTACCCTTTCCTGAGTCTCATCAAAAATGTAAGTAACGTGATTGAGCAGCCAGGGGTCGCTGTTGAACAGTATACTACAAGATATCTTTAAGGTTTTTGTTCCTCCTAAAAGCTGTGATTACTCTGAAACTTTTGAGTGGTTCACAAATCTCTTTGTTCACATTATTTTTGAAAGATCTGAGTCATGGACAGGATCTTTAAAATTGAGTTTATTCATTTCTGTAaggaaataatatttacagatgtCTGGAttctaaaaatgtatatttacacatatatatatataaagacaGTTGTATGTAACAACTACACAACCACTTGGCACTGAAAAGGTTTTTGATTGTGGACTATGGAATTTTGATCCAACATCTGAAATTGCTGGATATTGACAGGAACTGGAACATCCCAAACATGCTCAACAGGTGACATGTCCTGTGAGTATGCAGGCCATGAAAgaactgggttttttttagcttccaGGAATTGTAGGGTAGAGTGGGGTAAGATGAGCCAAGTGGGTACGTTGACCCACCCCCTGTCTCTAGGCAACTATGCCCATTTCTTGTCATGTGACTATACGTTCTGGTGGCACACATCATTTGTATCTGGCTGTGAAGGGGAGAAGCACATAGGATAAGAGAGGTCActtctgttttcacacaaaaaacactttattgcTCGTCAAAGTAAATGTCATGCATTCAGGTAGAATGGCTTTTATGTCAAAGCAAACTTATCTATGTCTAAAGTTTTGTCTAAACTATGTGGATCATTTAGCTAAGGATTATCCCACATTGCCAAGCTAGGCTGTTATTTCTCAGATGTTGGCCATGGGGCAAAGTGAGCCAGATGCTGTGGGGTTAACTGAACCAGTGGCCCAACCATATTTCCCTGCAATCTCAGGCCTTGTGTCCACAGAGCATTTTattccaggcagaaaagcgctggctgtgagCTCTGGACATTGACTAGTTGTTTTCATGTGCAGTCGTCTTAAATCTCAAACTGTTCTCTTGTTCTCACAAGTTCAAAACtgtttaacaaaatgtaaaattacaaCTGAAACTACTGAAGGGAATAACTTCTCAACAAGTTCTTAACAGTTGACATCAGCAAACCACTTAGCCACACTACGCCATACATGCTCCCTGCACAGGATTAAACCGTGAAGTGAACACTTCTTGAAAGAGCAAGACGCCATTAAAGGAGTGTCCACTCAAGTTGGTTAGGAAGACAATCTGCAGTAAGGTCGGGACCCCGTTGAAGACGACAAGCATACAAATGAGATTCCCTGAGATGGTTTCTGACAGTTTGTGCAAAGATTCTTTGATTGAGCAAACCAATTGTTTCATCAGCTGGTGGCTGGTGTCTTGCATGTGGAGGTCCTGGGTTGGTACGGTTACGCATAGGAGATGGCTTATGTTCTGATTACaattattgtaaattgtaaGTTACACCTCACATTTACACTTTTACTGTTTGTACTGTAATTTGTTGACAGACCATGTCATTGCgatacagaaaggaaaagacagcactgcatagcacaaagaaaaaaacaaaagtagaaatgtgaacataGGACAATCTCCTTAAGGAAAACTGTACATGCAGTGCTGTAGGAATTACAGTGCAGTCTTCCTACACCTCCTGACGTTCCTGTCTGTTGGGCCACAAATTCTCATCCACATCACAACTAATATCTTCTCTTGCGATGCAGTGTGGAAATAATCTTTTAGAGTGTCTTATCCAGCCTCTGCAGGcatctgctgtgatgtcatcacacgcTGCATCCATGGCAGCCAGAAGGGTCATCTGTGTATGTGGCTGGCGATCATATACTTTCCATCTCCATGCTGAGAAATATTCCTCAATGGGGTTAAGGAATGGGCAGTAGGGGGAGAAGGAAGTCCATCAGCATCCTGTTGTGGGTCGCAAACCATTGCCTGATAATGTTGGAGCGATGGAGATTCACCTGGGAGCAATTTACCAGTTcaggacagatttagaaaaagagTCTAATAGAAATATGCTTGACATATTATGACAACTTGTTCAACCATTTTGCATGTAAAGACTTATGCGATGAATTATGTCTAAATGTTGTGGGGGGTGAGACTATTCAACAGAGAcccattataatacattttgatcaacatGACATAAGCAATCGATAATgcaggaaacagcagagaattgtacataatcatttgcaacttgttcaaagaaaTGATAAACTGCTTTTTTGATGAAAAACTGTAAGCCACTTTTCAGAGACTCAATACTCTGCCACCAGGTGGCAGTattaaacaacatgtttaattaaatcGTCTAGTATTTCACTAATTTATTGAATAATCTCCCCTAATTCTTGACAAAatctctctgactgcagctgatATTTTATCAACAGATGACAGTTTTTATCACAAAGCTGGACGAGATAGTTTTAATAGGCTGCTGAGTTTTATTCTAACTCGActcattgtgtttgtgcacaaaaagaaaacgattctaaaacaaatgtatttaatgagCTTATTCCTTGTTTTGCTTTGCACACGCTCCACAAACTGATTTAATAAAGGGTTTATTCATGGTTTGATGAGCATCGTGAGAATGATTTTTACCAGAAGGCCACAGAAGGTGTGTTTGTTGATCATGTATGAAGTTCAAACAAAGTGAGAAGTAAATCAAAGTCCATCCATCATGAAGACTTGACAGTTATACAGCAGCCTGTTATAACCCAATGAGCATTTTGGGAGGCCTCACTGACTCGCTCTTATTAGAAATGCATGAGTGTTTTTCATGATAGTTCaatttgtgtgtttcctgcagcaaATATATGAGACAAAAATTACACCTGCAGGTTTCAAGTTTTATATGTGATTAGCTTATTGCTTGTTGAATGTACACACGACACCAGAagagtatttttctgttttgagtGATTTTATTTGGATAAGTAAAACAACTAGTGTAGCA is a window of Labrus mixtus chromosome 5, fLabMix1.1, whole genome shotgun sequence DNA encoding:
- the fam189a2 gene encoding endosomal transmembrane epsin interactor 1; this encodes MSLPVVLPGSCCPVTAEPCFRNRPRGLSASSRLSGGGSRLLLPGRPLLSLGLLQLLLGGSMVALSVGALSLSGSPPVRTACPFWAGSSVILSGVVGLTTWRRPMLLLVNVFVLLSVVCVLLNLAGFILCCQGAQLVSSLTSCQLSEARDVCYCCSVSSTSECPQEKLLELHPAHSCSTMRILLKKVLFALCALNALTTAVCLMAAALRYLQIFSSRTPCMDEPRATVEDREQAAQVPDPDEFVAPPPPPSYFSTFYSYTPRLARRMLGDSVIPLPHIYGARIKGVEVFCPLDPPPPYEAVAGSSAHTETQECQISVSEETMTPLPPGASVQESPPRGVPPPANPPLQPPPPPPTPPPPPPPQQCTPPPQLRNPSPRTPPQQHSPALIPRRKTRIHRSSSDPVLMDLAAKVQSSGAHLNPPQTTDSSTQTSQPLLAPPTQAQVTLRRANRESRSARQPRPSSMVDYQSYRHTQQLVRRILEQPAAQGLTTEVQELVDSIRSVLQTDQEHMEEAVRCASYIEQVFSDSQVRPHHSDPPQQQEVGSQTFPRPPRRTPGLLHLQSCGDLSSFTCAAIDSVEHRGNRRVRSRAGSRAGSRTGSRPDHPERPHSLIGVFRETVL